A genomic window from Chitinophagaceae bacterium includes:
- a CDS encoding TIGR01777 family protein: MKTILITGGSGLIGNHLTQLLRQEGYGVIHLSRKKGSSNVTTYEWNPDAGEIDDAAIANADYIIHLAGANVAEHRWTKKYKAEILRSRTQSAALIYAALERTPNKVQAIISASAIGYYGDRGDEWLQEDAPPANDFLATTCLQWEAAVNKISALNKRIVILRTGIVLSKDGGALPPLVQPIRFGIAPIFGNGQQYYPWIHIDDLCRMYLHAINNETMRGAYNAVAPTPERFYALMNTIAKVMHRKKLNIPLPMFALEMVLGEFVKSLAMSTRCSADKMVGSGFEFRYRELEAALKALVGK, from the coding sequence ATGAAGACCATACTCATCACCGGCGGCTCCGGATTAATTGGAAACCATTTAACACAATTGTTGCGGCAGGAAGGTTACGGTGTCATACATCTTAGCAGGAAAAAAGGAAGCAGTAACGTCACAACGTATGAATGGAATCCGGATGCCGGCGAAATAGATGATGCAGCAATCGCGAATGCAGACTACATCATTCATCTCGCAGGTGCCAACGTAGCTGAACACCGCTGGACGAAAAAATACAAAGCGGAGATCCTGCGAAGCCGCACACAAAGTGCTGCATTAATTTATGCCGCGCTTGAACGCACACCGAATAAAGTTCAGGCCATCATTTCCGCATCTGCCATCGGTTATTATGGAGACCGTGGTGATGAATGGTTGCAGGAAGATGCACCACCTGCTAATGATTTTTTAGCCACCACCTGCTTGCAATGGGAAGCTGCTGTAAACAAAATAAGTGCATTGAACAAAAGAATAGTGATCCTGCGCACCGGCATCGTACTTAGCAAAGATGGTGGCGCATTGCCTCCTTTGGTACAACCCATTAGGTTCGGCATCGCGCCCATTTTCGGAAACGGCCAGCAATATTATCCCTGGATACATATCGATGATCTTTGCAGGATGTACCTGCATGCCATCAACAATGAAACAATGCGCGGCGCTTACAATGCAGTAGCACCAACACCGGAACGTTTTTATGCATTGATGAATACCATTGCAAAAGTGATGCACCGAAAAAAGTTGAATATTCCCCTACCGATGTTTGCGTTGGAAATGGTGTTGGGGGAGTTTGTTAAATCACTTGCGATGAGCACGAGATGTTCGGCGGATAAAATGGTGGGGAGTGGGTTTGAGTTTCGGTATCGTGAGTTGGAAGCGGCTTTGAAAGCATTGGTTGGGAAATAG
- a CDS encoding YdeI/OmpD-associated family protein, translating to MTVKPDSPILSFTTIKEWTSWLAKHHATSTGIWIRLFKKNAGVLTITYPEALDVALCYGWIDGQKKPYDAASWLQKFTPRRPKSIWSKRNREHIARLEAAGKMKAAGMKQVEAAKADGRWEQAYDSPGNMVVPADFLERLAKHKKAEAFFKTLNKTNTYAIVWRLQTAKKPETRERKMKVILEKLKKGEKFHP from the coding sequence GTGACGGTAAAACCAGATTCACCCATTCTATCATTCACCACTATAAAGGAGTGGACTTCCTGGTTGGCCAAGCATCATGCAACATCAACAGGAATCTGGATACGGCTTTTCAAAAAAAATGCTGGTGTTTTAACAATCACCTATCCGGAGGCACTAGATGTTGCATTGTGTTATGGATGGATTGACGGGCAAAAAAAGCCGTACGATGCAGCATCATGGCTTCAGAAATTCACACCCCGAAGGCCTAAAAGCATCTGGTCTAAAAGAAACCGTGAGCATATAGCACGCCTTGAAGCAGCAGGGAAAATGAAAGCAGCAGGTATGAAACAAGTGGAGGCAGCTAAAGCAGATGGAAGGTGGGAACAGGCGTATGATTCGCCAGGTAATATGGTGGTGCCCGCTGACTTCCTGGAAAGATTGGCTAAGCATAAAAAAGCGGAAGCCTTTTTCAAAACACTTAACAAAACAAATACCTACGCTATTGTATGGCGACTGCAAACCGCCAAAAAACCTGAAACAAGAGAGAGGAAAATGAAGGTGATTCTTGAGAAGTTAAAAAAAGGAGAAAAATTTCATCCGTGA
- a CDS encoding T9SS type A sorting domain-containing protein, translated as MLKIFSVKTNASEFHIDISDLPSGFYLLKVSDGIGLHVCELVKD; from the coding sequence GTGTTGAAAATTTTTTCTGTTAAGACCAATGCTTCCGAATTCCATATAGACATAAGTGATCTGCCATCCGGATTTTATTTGTTGAAAGTAAGTGACGGTATTGGTCTGCATGTTTGCGAGCTTGTAAAAGACTAA
- a CDS encoding RidA family protein has protein sequence MRKMSLLLPGIIIATFIVSSCNHNEHATEMSAHQVMKMRPDTAEYFNLRPQLEKEYGYSHAVKIGDDLKISGAVSMNDSGVIVAPGNMEQQMKNCYSDLEKILQHYGYTYDDVVAENIYTTDMAEFIKVSGFRNAIYKKQFPSGTWLEVKGLAVDGQLIEIDMEAHKSE, from the coding sequence ATGAGAAAAATGTCACTTTTATTACCAGGGATCATCATTGCAACTTTTATAGTAAGCAGTTGTAATCACAATGAACATGCAACAGAGATGTCAGCGCATCAGGTAATGAAAATGCGGCCAGATACCGCCGAATATTTTAACCTGCGACCTCAGCTTGAAAAAGAATATGGGTATTCACATGCAGTTAAAATCGGTGATGACCTTAAAATCTCCGGAGCAGTCAGCATGAATGATTCGGGAGTGATCGTTGCTCCCGGTAACATGGAACAGCAGATGAAAAACTGCTACAGCGACCTGGAAAAAATATTACAGCATTACGGTTACACTTACGACGATGTGGTAGCTGAAAATATTTATACCACCGATATGGCTGAATTTATCAAAGTGTCAGGTTTCCGCAATGCTATTTATAAAAAACAGTTTCCCAGCGGAACATGGCTGGAGGTAAAAGGTCTCGCCGTTGATGGACAACTGATTGAAATAGATATGGAGGCGCACAAGTCTGAATAA
- a CDS encoding alpha/beta hydrolase yields MAKRTVVFVHGLWMHNSSWQPWMDFFRENGYVTINPPWPGDSATVEASRAHPEDIANRGVKEITDNYAKVIATLPEPPIVIGHSFGGLITQILLSSGIAAAGVAIDPAPIKGVWQLPFSALRASLPVLWNPFHLKKAISLTFDQFRYGFANAIPIVEAKELYDRWTIPAPARPLFQAAIATFAGSETRADTANKTRGPLLITGGSKDNIAPPILGKASLEKYNKSVVTDFLLFEGRGHSLIVDHGWKEVAAYSLSWLNKNGL; encoded by the coding sequence ATGGCAAAAAGAACAGTAGTGTTTGTTCACGGATTATGGATGCATAACAGTTCATGGCAGCCCTGGATGGATTTCTTCCGGGAAAATGGCTATGTAACCATTAATCCTCCGTGGCCCGGTGATTCAGCAACTGTAGAAGCATCGCGGGCACATCCCGAAGATATAGCCAACCGTGGTGTGAAGGAGATCACCGATAATTATGCAAAAGTTATTGCAACACTTCCTGAACCACCGATAGTAATCGGACATTCTTTCGGCGGACTCATCACACAAATACTTTTAAGCAGTGGCATTGCCGCTGCAGGAGTGGCTATTGATCCGGCGCCGATAAAAGGTGTATGGCAATTACCATTCTCAGCGCTCAGAGCATCCTTACCTGTTTTGTGGAATCCATTTCATCTGAAGAAAGCCATCTCATTAACATTCGATCAGTTCAGGTATGGTTTCGCTAACGCAATACCAATTGTTGAAGCAAAAGAACTGTATGATCGCTGGACGATTCCTGCTCCTGCCAGGCCACTCTTCCAGGCAGCTATCGCTACTTTTGCCGGATCAGAAACAAGAGCAGATACCGCAAACAAAACACGCGGACCGTTGCTTATCACAGGCGGTTCGAAAGATAATATCGCTCCACCGATATTGGGTAAAGCATCGCTGGAGAAATACAATAAATCTGTTGTAACTGACTTCCTATTATTTGAAGGCCGCGGTCACTCATTGATTGTAGATCATGGATGGAAAGAAGTAGCAGCATATTCACTCTCGTGGTTGAATAAGAACGGCCTTTAA
- a CDS encoding SRPBCC family protein, with amino-acid sequence METKDKTTITVQTTVNAPIEKTWDYWTTPKHIMQWNNASDDWYSPIAVNDLRVGGKFNFRMEAKDGSMGFDFEGTYNEVKVKERIAYKIIDGREVHITFTAKGNATEVTETFVPEEENTLELQRGGWQAILDNFKKYTEAN; translated from the coding sequence ATGGAAACAAAAGATAAAACAACTATCACAGTACAAACTACCGTGAATGCGCCCATTGAAAAAACCTGGGACTATTGGACAACACCCAAACACATAATGCAATGGAACAATGCTTCCGATGACTGGTATTCGCCCATCGCGGTAAACGATTTACGCGTTGGCGGCAAATTTAATTTTCGCATGGAAGCGAAAGATGGCAGCATGGGTTTTGACTTTGAAGGAACGTATAATGAAGTGAAAGTGAAGGAGCGGATTGCTTACAAAATCATTGATGGCCGGGAAGTACACATTACATTCACTGCTAAAGGCAATGCAACTGAAGTAACGGAAACATTTGTGCCTGAAGAGGAGAATACGCTTGAATTGCAACGTGGCGGCTGGCAGGCAATTTTGGACAACTTCAAAAAATATACGGAGGCAAATTGA
- a CDS encoding immunity 53 family protein: MFLTRIQKWYQTNCNNDWEHRYGFTISTLDNPGWVIKIDLAETSLENLQFERNIANGRFDWLTIKVIDSVFECYCDPSKLDEVLRIFLDEIIPGYADENFHYLVYLPLKGASTNAWRPASAKMLTEEILEIVSIPELKFEDIKTKALDDITFNRVEILTFKTEYSIGDKIKTCLTEMFDGVTLIVREE; this comes from the coding sequence ATCTTTTTGACAAGAATTCAAAAATGGTATCAGACCAACTGCAACAATGACTGGGAACATCGCTATGGTTTTACTATCAGCACCCTTGACAATCCCGGCTGGGTTATTAAAATAGACTTAGCTGAAACATCACTGGAGAATTTGCAGTTTGAAAGAAATATTGCAAACGGAAGATTTGATTGGTTGACTATCAAAGTTATTGACAGTGTATTTGAATGCTACTGCGACCCTTCAAAGCTGGATGAAGTATTGAGGATATTTCTTGACGAAATTATACCCGGGTATGCTGATGAGAACTTTCATTACCTCGTTTATCTTCCGCTGAAAGGTGCATCCACCAATGCCTGGCGGCCAGCAAGCGCGAAAATGCTGACAGAGGAGATTTTAGAAATTGTCAGCATACCGGAATTAAAATTTGAAGACATTAAAACCAAAGCACTTGATGACATTACTTTCAACAGGGTTGAAATTTTAACATTTAAAACTGAATATTCGATTGGCGACAAAATAAAAACGTGTTTGACGGAAATGTTTGATGGAGTAACGTTAATCGTAAGAGAAGAGTAA
- a CDS encoding sodium:solute symporter, whose product MSAGLILGVAFVYFLLLMVIAWYTSRGADAHSFFIGNKKSTWYIVAYGMIGTSLSGVTFMSVPGEVGVKQFAYMQIVLGYLFGYFVIALVLLPLYYRLNLTSIYSYLQQRFGNVTYKTGSSFFILSRTLGASIRVFLVVNVLQVFVLDAMHIPFAVTGAVIIFLILVYTFKGGVKTIVWTDMIQTTCMLLALILSVVLIMQNLHYSPTEMLAAIREKKMTQVFFWDWKDKTFFGKQFLSGMFITIAMTGLDQEMMQKNLSCRSLKEAQKNMFTFSFILVLVNLLFLTLGAVLFVFAEKTGLAIPPQTDQLFPAIALSHLGELAGLIFLVGLISALYPSADGALTALTSAFCIDILGLRERKEWDDKKKTNVRYAVHLSFAVIFLLCILYFKAHNNSSVISTILTIAGYTYGPLLGLYAFGMFTQKAIRDTWSPLVCIVSPIICYYVNLHSTQWFNGYQLGFEVLVLNGLLTFLGLVLISRKQNKNPETRLAD is encoded by the coding sequence ATGTCTGCGGGGTTAATTCTGGGAGTTGCATTTGTTTATTTTCTGTTGCTGATGGTGATCGCCTGGTACACTTCGCGCGGTGCGGATGCCCATTCATTTTTTATCGGCAATAAAAAATCCACCTGGTACATCGTGGCGTATGGGATGATCGGGACGTCGCTAAGTGGCGTAACTTTTATGAGCGTGCCCGGCGAAGTTGGCGTTAAACAGTTTGCCTACATGCAGATTGTGCTGGGTTACCTGTTCGGTTATTTTGTGATTGCTTTGGTGTTGCTTCCTTTGTATTACCGGCTTAATCTTACTTCCATTTACAGTTACCTGCAGCAACGATTCGGCAACGTAACGTATAAAACAGGTTCTTCATTTTTTATTCTCTCGCGAACGCTCGGTGCTTCCATCCGTGTTTTTCTGGTCGTGAATGTGTTGCAGGTTTTTGTGCTCGATGCGATGCACATTCCGTTTGCAGTTACCGGCGCTGTCATTATTTTTCTGATACTGGTCTATACTTTTAAAGGTGGCGTGAAAACGATTGTGTGGACGGACATGATTCAAACCACCTGCATGTTACTGGCGCTGATATTGTCTGTGGTGCTCATCATGCAAAATCTTCACTATTCACCAACAGAGATGCTGGCAGCGATCCGCGAAAAGAAGATGACGCAGGTATTTTTCTGGGACTGGAAAGACAAAACTTTTTTCGGCAAGCAATTTCTCAGCGGTATGTTCATCACCATTGCCATGACGGGTCTCGACCAGGAGATGATGCAGAAAAATCTCAGTTGCCGTTCGTTGAAAGAGGCACAGAAAAACATGTTCACCTTCAGCTTTATTCTCGTGTTGGTCAACCTGCTCTTTCTGACGTTGGGAGCTGTGCTGTTTGTATTTGCAGAAAAAACCGGCCTTGCGATTCCTCCACAAACAGATCAGCTCTTTCCGGCTATTGCACTCAGTCATCTAGGTGAATTGGCAGGATTAATTTTTCTTGTCGGTTTAATTTCAGCTTTGTATCCAAGTGCTGATGGTGCGCTCACGGCATTAACCAGCGCCTTCTGTATCGACATTTTAGGTTTGCGCGAAAGAAAGGAGTGGGATGATAAAAAGAAAACCAATGTGCGCTATGCTGTGCATCTCTCCTTCGCAGTAATTTTTTTATTGTGCATTCTCTATTTCAAAGCGCATAACAACAGCTCCGTTATCAGCACCATTCTTACGATTGCCGGTTACACCTACGGTCCATTGCTGGGTCTTTATGCTTTCGGAATGTTTACGCAAAAAGCCATTCGTGATACATGGTCGCCTTTGGTGTGCATCGTTTCGCCCATCATTTGTTACTATGTAAATCTTCATTCAACTCAATGGTTCAATGGATATCAATTGGGTTTTGAAGTGCTGGTGTTGAATGGGCTGCTCACATTCTTAGGACTGGTGTTGATTTCGCGTAAGCAAAATAAAAACCCGGAAACGAGGTTAGCGGATTGA